One stretch of Aquimarina sp. Aq107 DNA includes these proteins:
- a CDS encoding DUF423 domain-containing protein translates to MNKTILITGGVAALLAVLLGAFGAHGLEKLVDGSNIESFKTGIRYQMYHAIFCIILGNMTIIQDVAKKRIFYFFLIGMILFSGSIYLLVMDELLGISLSSIGFITPLGGLMLILGWIFFIISLVKIK, encoded by the coding sequence ATGAATAAAACAATTTTGATTACCGGAGGAGTTGCGGCTTTACTAGCTGTACTATTAGGAGCATTTGGAGCACATGGATTGGAGAAACTCGTAGATGGGAGTAATATCGAATCCTTTAAGACGGGTATTCGTTATCAAATGTATCATGCAATTTTTTGCATTATTTTAGGTAACATGACTATAATACAAGATGTTGCCAAAAAACGTATTTTTTATTTCTTCTTAATAGGAATGATTCTTTTTTCCGGGTCAATTTATCTTTTGGTTATGGATGAATTATTAGGAATTTCTTTGTCAAGTATTGGATTTATTACGCCTTTAGGAGGGTTGATGTTAATTCTTGGTTGGATTTTCTTTATAATTTCTCTTGTTAAGATTAAGTGA
- a CDS encoding DUF4271 domain-containing protein — translation MKFIARELISTDWITIVIMVSITLLASAKLINSIRFSEFIMLFNTNKYVVVNQKGNKLSTFFNSVLILAQILSISLFAYLCIEAFQWQGDSIDMMFYFKIASLYLFVFICKILIEKIISTIFSIETLIEDYLFYKISYRNFLGVILLPLNLLFVYSVKPSKIVMIILIVSLLLLNLIILFSVYRRNENVILNNLFYFILYLCALEIAPYFMLYKLII, via the coding sequence ATGAAATTTATTGCGAGAGAACTTATTTCGACAGATTGGATCACCATAGTAATTATGGTATCAATTACGTTATTAGCATCTGCTAAACTTATAAATTCTATTCGTTTTTCTGAATTTATAATGCTTTTTAACACTAACAAATATGTAGTTGTTAATCAAAAAGGAAATAAACTTTCTACATTTTTCAACTCCGTTCTTATTTTAGCACAGATTCTTTCTATATCTCTTTTTGCATATTTATGTATAGAGGCTTTCCAATGGCAAGGAGATAGTATTGATATGATGTTCTATTTTAAAATTGCTTCTCTTTACCTTTTTGTCTTTATATGTAAAATTTTAATTGAAAAGATTATTTCGACAATATTTTCAATCGAAACTTTGATTGAAGATTATTTATTCTATAAAATATCATATCGTAATTTTTTGGGGGTTATTTTATTACCTCTTAATTTATTATTCGTTTATAGTGTGAAACCTTCAAAAATTGTTATGATTATATTGATAGTTTCTTTACTACTATTAAACCTAATCATACTTTTTTCTGTATACAGAAGGAATGAAAACGTCATTTTAAACAACTTGTTTTATTTTATTTTGTATCTTTGCGCTCTTGAAATCGCACCCTATTTTATGCTGTACAAGCTAATTATATAA
- a CDS encoding saccharopine dehydrogenase family protein, with protein sequence MRKILVIGAGKSTAVLIKYFQDKSISENLDITIGDISLSNAKALAANHPNTKAITLDVFDQNSRKKAIEDADIVVSMLPARFHIEVAKDCLRLEKSMVTASYVSKEMKELHEEVKKKGLIFMNEIGVDPGIDHMSAMQVIDRIRNQGGKIILFESFTGGLVAPESDTNLWNYKFTWNPRNVVVAGQGGAAEFLQEGTYKYIPYHKLFRRTEFLEVEKYGRFEAYANRNSLKYQSIYGLEDILTLYRGTIRRVGFSKAWNIFVQLGMTADDYTLTNSEHMSYRDFTNSFLAYSPTDSVELKLRHYLKIDQDDIIWDKLLELDIFNIDKKVGIPNATPAQILQKILMDKWTLDEGDKDMIVMYHKFGYELNGERKQIDATMVSIGEDQKYTSMAKTVGLPVAMATLKILNKEITSTGVQIPITEEIYAPILKELEEYGIIFNEKEREYLGYNPDGVKG encoded by the coding sequence ATGCGAAAGATACTAGTCATTGGCGCAGGTAAATCAACAGCAGTTTTAATCAAATATTTTCAGGACAAATCTATTTCTGAAAATTTAGATATTACCATTGGAGACATTTCTCTTTCAAACGCAAAAGCATTAGCTGCTAACCATCCTAATACCAAGGCTATTACCCTAGATGTTTTTGATCAAAACTCTAGAAAAAAAGCTATCGAAGATGCTGATATTGTAGTTTCCATGTTACCTGCAAGATTTCATATTGAAGTTGCCAAAGATTGTCTAAGATTAGAAAAATCAATGGTAACTGCTTCTTACGTGAGCAAGGAAATGAAAGAACTACACGAAGAAGTTAAGAAAAAAGGACTTATCTTCATGAACGAAATTGGAGTAGATCCTGGTATTGATCACATGAGTGCTATGCAAGTGATTGATAGAATAAGAAATCAAGGTGGTAAAATAATTTTATTCGAATCTTTTACTGGAGGATTAGTAGCCCCAGAAAGTGACACCAATCTTTGGAACTATAAATTCACTTGGAATCCTAGAAATGTAGTCGTGGCGGGACAAGGAGGTGCTGCAGAATTTCTTCAAGAAGGAACTTACAAATACATCCCTTATCATAAACTATTTAGAAGGACAGAATTTCTAGAAGTAGAAAAATATGGTCGTTTTGAAGCATATGCGAATAGAAATTCATTAAAATACCAAAGCATATATGGCTTAGAAGACATTCTAACTTTGTACCGCGGTACAATAAGAAGAGTTGGATTTTCTAAAGCTTGGAATATTTTTGTGCAATTAGGAATGACTGCAGATGATTACACACTAACCAACTCAGAGCATATGAGTTACCGTGATTTCACAAATTCATTTCTAGCATACTCACCCACAGATTCAGTAGAATTAAAGCTACGCCACTATCTAAAAATCGATCAAGATGATATAATATGGGATAAGTTATTAGAACTCGACATTTTTAACATTGATAAAAAAGTCGGGATTCCTAATGCAACACCAGCACAGATCCTACAAAAAATTTTAATGGACAAATGGACATTAGATGAAGGTGATAAAGATATGATTGTTATGTACCATAAGTTTGGATATGAACTTAATGGAGAGCGCAAACAAATAGACGCTACCATGGTTAGCATTGGAGAAGATCAAAAATACACTTCTATGGCAAAAACTGTTGGACTTCCTGTGGCAATGGCAACGTTAAAAATACTAAATAAAGAAATCACATCTACCGGAGTACAAATACCTATTACAGAAGAAATATACGCACCTATACTAAAAGAACTAGAAGAGTACGGAATTATATTTAATGAAAAAGAGCGTGAATACCTGGGATATAATCCTGATGGTGTTAAAGGATAA
- a CDS encoding glycosyltransferase family 39 protein, protein MTIKISPFTIGLIGFHLLFLIIKIFIGDFFLMDSYEYYELAKNILTNFEFYSRDLNDAIDYRHYTKRPPLYSIFIIISSLFLKTKIGILLCQNLISICSILLIKKVFEENNFKINNGLFFFFIITSINQFIYSNLIMSEIFFQFIIVLLIYRLHQCLKTPSWKNVLWYQIVIILLFLTKPVFYLFIVPNIFITYLLYKKTKIRFSPFSAILPILIFILYVSWNFKRTGSSDFSSIQNINLLEWNLKYFHENKFGAEKARTISNQIKQDAIAINSYKKQQDFIKREVISYLKDDIVGYGIFHAKGCVRIFIDPGRFDLFNFFKMHSENPEVGLLHHINNKGVRGAITFLKNQPIPLLFILSIILIFNLLKGVGFIWFWIKNYRETSFILATILFIILYIVALTGPLGASRFFVPILPSYLIISVLGFSNLTTSLKSYYTEKKRKKLLN, encoded by the coding sequence ATGACAATCAAGATTAGTCCTTTTACTATTGGCTTAATAGGATTTCATCTTTTATTCTTGATAATAAAAATTTTCATTGGAGATTTTTTCTTAATGGACTCCTATGAATATTATGAATTAGCTAAGAACATTTTAACTAATTTCGAATTCTACTCAAGAGATTTGAATGACGCTATAGATTACCGACATTATACAAAAAGACCTCCTTTATATAGTATATTTATCATTATCTCTTCTTTATTTTTAAAAACCAAAATAGGAATATTACTGTGTCAAAATCTTATTTCCATATGCAGCATATTACTGATCAAAAAAGTGTTTGAGGAAAATAATTTCAAAATAAATAATGGTCTCTTTTTCTTTTTTATTATTACATCTATAAATCAATTCATATACAGCAATCTTATAATGAGTGAGATTTTTTTTCAATTCATTATAGTACTGCTCATCTATAGATTGCATCAGTGCTTAAAAACCCCTTCTTGGAAAAATGTCCTTTGGTATCAAATAGTTATAATACTATTGTTTCTAACAAAACCTGTTTTTTATTTATTTATAGTTCCTAATATTTTTATCACTTATTTACTATATAAAAAAACCAAAATCCGATTTAGCCCTTTTAGCGCTATTTTACCAATCCTAATTTTTATCTTATACGTATCGTGGAATTTTAAAAGAACCGGAAGTTCTGATTTTTCGAGCATTCAGAACATTAATTTATTAGAATGGAATCTAAAATACTTTCATGAGAATAAATTCGGTGCAGAAAAAGCGAGAACAATTTCTAATCAAATCAAACAAGATGCAATAGCAATTAATAGTTACAAAAAGCAACAAGATTTTATAAAAAGAGAGGTGATCTCGTATCTAAAAGATGACATCGTAGGCTACGGTATATTTCACGCAAAAGGATGTGTACGAATATTTATAGATCCGGGTAGATTTGATTTATTTAATTTTTTCAAAATGCATTCTGAGAACCCAGAAGTTGGTCTACTGCACCATATTAATAATAAAGGTGTTCGAGGAGCAATAACCTTTCTAAAAAACCAACCAATACCCCTTCTTTTTATCCTGAGTATTATTTTGATTTTTAACCTCTTAAAAGGCGTTGGGTTTATTTGGTTTTGGATAAAGAATTATCGTGAAACAAGTTTCATATTAGCAACAATATTATTTATTATTTTATATATCGTTGCACTGACAGGTCCTTTGGGAGCTTCAAGATTTTTCGTACCTATTCTACCTAGTTATTTAATTATATCCGTATTAGGCTTTAGTAATTTAACAACTTCACTAAAGAGTTACTACACTGAGAAAAAAAGAAAGAAATTATTGAATTAA
- a CDS encoding uroporphyrinogen-III synthase, with product MKVKTILVSQPEPKVENSPYFELEEKEKVKIDFIPFIHVEGVDAKEVRQQKVDLSQYTAIILTSRNSVDHFFRIAEEMRFKVPDALKYFCQSEAVAYYLQKYVVYRKRKIYVGKRTFQELTPLIKKYKNEKFLLPSSDKLKPEIPDTLDNLKVQWKQAIFYKTVVSDLSNLRDVFYDILVFFSPSGIKSLFENFPDFKQNDTRIAVFGNSTVKAAKEHNLEVNIQAPTPETPSMTMALQKYIKEANKK from the coding sequence ATGAAAGTGAAAACGATTTTGGTCTCACAGCCAGAGCCTAAAGTAGAAAATTCGCCTTATTTCGAACTTGAGGAGAAAGAAAAGGTAAAAATTGACTTTATACCGTTTATTCACGTAGAGGGCGTAGATGCTAAGGAAGTGAGACAACAAAAAGTGGATTTATCGCAATACACTGCTATTATACTTACCAGCAGAAACTCTGTAGATCATTTTTTCAGAATTGCTGAAGAAATGCGTTTTAAAGTTCCTGACGCTCTTAAGTATTTTTGTCAGAGTGAGGCAGTTGCTTATTACTTGCAAAAGTATGTAGTTTATAGAAAAAGGAAGATTTACGTAGGTAAACGTACTTTTCAAGAGTTAACTCCTTTGATTAAGAAATATAAAAATGAGAAGTTTTTATTACCTTCTTCAGATAAATTAAAGCCAGAAATTCCAGATACTTTAGACAATTTAAAGGTACAATGGAAGCAAGCTATTTTTTACAAAACAGTAGTTAGTGACCTCTCTAACTTAAGAGATGTATTTTACGATATACTAGTGTTTTTTAGCCCTTCTGGGATAAAATCACTATTTGAAAACTTCCCTGATTTCAAACAGAATGATACACGTATTGCCGTTTTTGGAAATTCTACAGTAAAAGCTGCTAAAGAACATAACTTGGAAGTGAACATACAAGCTCCCACTCCAGAAACACCTTCAATGACTATGGCATTACAGAAATACATTAAAGAAGCAAACAAAAAATAA
- a CDS encoding Lrp/AsnC ligand binding domain-containing protein, translating into MKSQYGNLKIDGIDKEILRNLMEDARRPILEIARKIGISGAAIHQRLRKLEASGLIAGSKFIIDPKILGYKTMAFVGVYLDKAVSNPKAVRQLKDIPEVIECHYTTGNWSIFIKILCKDNEHLMNVLNKEIQAIEGVSRTETFISLDQQISRQIKI; encoded by the coding sequence ATGAAAAGCCAATATGGTAATCTAAAAATAGATGGTATAGACAAAGAGATTCTTCGTAACCTTATGGAAGATGCGCGAAGACCTATCCTAGAAATTGCCAGAAAAATTGGTATTTCGGGTGCTGCTATTCACCAAAGATTAAGAAAACTAGAAGCTTCTGGCCTTATCGCGGGATCTAAATTTATTATCGATCCAAAAATTTTAGGATACAAAACTATGGCTTTTGTCGGAGTCTACTTAGATAAAGCTGTCAGCAACCCAAAAGCGGTTAGACAGTTAAAAGATATCCCTGAAGTTATCGAATGTCATTACACCACTGGAAATTGGTCTATTTTTATTAAAATCCTTTGTAAAGACAATGAACATTTGATGAATGTATTAAATAAAGAAATACAAGCCATCGAAGGTGTTTCAAGAACCGAAACATTTATATCTTTAGACCAACAAATAAGCAGACAGATAAAAATATGA
- a CDS encoding NAD(P)/FAD-dependent oxidoreductase produces the protein MKKVIIIGAGPAGLSAAYTLSKNDIDVVVFEASPNIGGMSRSFDLWGQRVDLGPHRFFSKEPKINNFFDEIIKEDYTLVSRLTRIYYKKRFFDYPLKLLNVLSNLSIATIFSILFYYGKQRIFPIRNPETFEKWVTNRFGKKLYTIFFKYYTEKLWGIPCSKIDADWAAQRIKGLSLFEAVWNAFKGNKGNKHKTLVDEFSYPKNGTGTLYERSASYVEENGGVIHKNKPVQSIVIENNQCKGVITIDGEKHEADYVISSMPLTSLLKGIGSVPKSVLDASNKLYFRNTILVYLEIDRDDLFEDNWIYVHSPEVRHGRITNFRNWCPSLNKGKNSTILCLEFWAFDADPVWKEKDQYLSDLAIKELKTLKLIGETEIIENTKIVRVPKCYPVYEIGYRKHLDVIEDYLIGIDKLTPIGRYGAFKYNNQDHSILMGILAAENIVNNTKIDLWKINTDTEYQEDGEVKDVLIQ, from the coding sequence GTGAAAAAGGTAATTATCATTGGTGCTGGACCAGCAGGATTAAGCGCTGCGTATACGCTAAGTAAAAATGATATAGATGTGGTGGTTTTTGAGGCATCTCCTAATATTGGAGGAATGTCTAGAAGTTTTGACCTTTGGGGACAAAGAGTAGACTTAGGGCCGCATAGGTTCTTTTCTAAAGAACCTAAAATCAATAATTTTTTTGATGAAATAATAAAAGAAGATTATACATTAGTAAGTCGTCTTACACGTATATATTACAAAAAACGTTTTTTTGATTACCCTCTTAAATTGTTAAATGTACTGAGTAATCTATCAATTGCTACCATTTTTAGTATTCTATTTTATTATGGAAAACAGCGCATATTCCCAATTAGAAATCCGGAAACCTTCGAAAAATGGGTTACTAATCGTTTTGGAAAAAAGCTATATACTATTTTCTTTAAATATTATACAGAAAAATTATGGGGTATACCCTGCTCTAAAATTGATGCCGATTGGGCTGCGCAACGAATAAAAGGACTCTCTTTGTTTGAAGCGGTATGGAACGCTTTTAAAGGAAATAAGGGAAATAAACATAAAACTTTGGTGGATGAATTTTCATATCCCAAAAATGGTACAGGTACTCTATATGAACGTTCAGCTAGTTATGTCGAGGAGAATGGTGGCGTTATACATAAAAATAAGCCTGTTCAGAGTATAGTTATAGAGAATAATCAGTGTAAAGGAGTAATAACAATAGATGGAGAGAAACATGAAGCTGATTATGTAATATCATCTATGCCGCTAACCTCTTTGCTCAAAGGAATAGGTTCTGTTCCAAAGTCGGTTTTAGACGCCTCTAATAAGTTATATTTTAGAAACACAATTTTGGTGTATTTAGAGATAGATAGAGATGATTTATTTGAGGATAATTGGATTTACGTGCATTCTCCAGAAGTTAGACATGGGAGAATTACTAATTTTAGGAATTGGTGTCCAAGTTTAAATAAAGGTAAAAACAGCACTATTCTGTGTTTAGAATTTTGGGCTTTTGATGCAGACCCAGTATGGAAAGAAAAGGATCAATATCTTAGCGATTTAGCTATCAAAGAGCTGAAAACTCTAAAATTAATAGGAGAGACAGAAATAATAGAAAATACCAAGATTGTACGAGTTCCTAAATGTTATCCTGTATACGAAATAGGATATCGTAAGCATCTTGATGTTATAGAAGATTATCTTATTGGGATAGACAAATTAACTCCAATAGGTAGATATGGTGCTTTTAAATATAATAATCAGGATCATTCTATTTTAATGGGAATCCTAGCAGCAGAGAATATCGTAAACAACACCAAAATTGATTTATGGAAAATTAATACAGATACAGAATATCAGGAAGATGGTGAAGTTAAGGATGTATTAATTCAATAA
- the pckA gene encoding phosphoenolpyruvate carboxykinase (ATP), translating to MEPLYPITKTISLKHYGIENATIRYQLSPEELQEETVQKEQGKLTKNGTLAVNTGEFTGRSPMDRFIVKDQITAEKIWWGDINIPFEPDAFDKLYDKVISYLSGKEIFVRDSYACADPDYKLNIRVINEYPWSNMFAYNMFLRPTEEELKGFDPEWTVINAPGFMADASVDGTRQHNFAILNFTKKIALIGGTGYTGEIKKGIFSALNFILPVYKDTLPMHCSANVGEKGDTAIFFGLSGTGKTTLSTDPNRKLIGDDEHGWTKENTIFNFEGGCYAKVIDLSAEKEPEIYGAIKKGAILENVIMDNDGEVDYADTSITQNTRVSYPIYHIENIQESSIGKNPKNIFFLTADAFGVMPPISKLTPSQAAYHFISGYTAKVAGTEAGVVEPTPSFSACFGAPFMPLHPAKYAEMLVKKMKDTGVNVWLVNTGWTGGPYGVGTRIKLKYTRAMIQAVLNGDLGLYSYDNYHIHSVFGVAQPRECPGVPTTVLSPRATWNNDEEYYKTAFKLTNAFRENFKKFESYANEEIRRGGPQRYGF from the coding sequence ATGGAACCACTGTATCCAATTACGAAAACGATTTCGTTAAAGCATTACGGTATTGAAAATGCGACAATACGCTACCAGTTATCTCCAGAAGAGCTTCAGGAAGAAACGGTGCAAAAAGAACAAGGAAAACTTACCAAAAATGGGACACTAGCTGTTAATACGGGTGAGTTTACTGGTCGTTCGCCAATGGATCGTTTTATTGTAAAAGATCAAATAACCGCCGAAAAAATTTGGTGGGGTGATATCAATATTCCTTTCGAGCCAGATGCTTTTGATAAGCTGTATGACAAAGTTATCTCGTATCTTTCTGGTAAGGAGATATTTGTAAGAGATAGCTATGCTTGTGCAGATCCTGATTATAAACTAAACATAAGAGTGATCAATGAGTATCCTTGGTCTAATATGTTTGCTTATAATATGTTTCTTAGGCCAACAGAAGAGGAGTTAAAAGGATTTGATCCAGAATGGACGGTGATTAATGCTCCGGGTTTTATGGCTGATGCATCTGTTGATGGTACACGCCAGCATAATTTTGCGATATTAAATTTTACTAAAAAAATAGCACTTATTGGTGGAACCGGATATACTGGTGAGATCAAAAAAGGTATTTTTTCTGCATTGAATTTCATATTACCTGTATATAAAGATACTCTTCCAATGCATTGCTCAGCTAATGTAGGTGAAAAAGGAGATACAGCTATCTTTTTTGGTCTTTCTGGAACAGGTAAGACTACTTTGTCTACGGACCCTAATCGTAAATTAATTGGGGACGATGAACACGGATGGACAAAAGAAAATACTATTTTCAATTTCGAAGGTGGTTGCTATGCGAAGGTAATTGATCTTTCTGCAGAAAAAGAACCAGAGATATATGGAGCCATTAAAAAAGGAGCGATTCTTGAAAATGTAATAATGGATAATGATGGAGAGGTTGATTATGCAGATACTTCTATAACTCAGAATACACGAGTAAGTTATCCAATTTATCATATTGAAAATATTCAGGAGTCTTCTATTGGTAAAAACCCAAAGAACATATTCTTTTTAACTGCTGATGCATTTGGTGTAATGCCTCCTATTTCAAAGCTAACTCCAAGTCAAGCTGCATATCATTTTATATCTGGGTATACGGCTAAAGTTGCTGGAACTGAAGCTGGAGTTGTAGAACCGACACCTTCTTTTTCCGCTTGTTTTGGTGCGCCATTTATGCCATTACACCCAGCTAAATATGCTGAGATGTTAGTTAAGAAAATGAAGGATACTGGTGTTAATGTATGGTTAGTGAATACAGGATGGACAGGCGGTCCTTACGGTGTAGGGACTAGGATTAAGCTTAAGTACACACGTGCTATGATTCAGGCGGTTCTTAATGGTGATCTAGGATTATATTCCTACGATAACTATCATATTCATTCTGTGTTTGGAGTTGCCCAGCCAAGAGAGTGTCCTGGAGTTCCAACAACTGTTCTTAGTCCAAGAGCTACTTGGAATAATGATGAAGAATATTATAAAACTGCATTTAAGTTAACAAATGCGTTTAGAGAGAATTTCAAAAAGTTTGAATCGTATGCAAATGAGGAGATCCGTAGAGGAGGTCCACAACGATATGGTTTTTAG